The DNA sequence TGTCGGGCAGCTACTCGGTCAACCCTGTTAATACGAACCTTCGGTGATATTTTAACCATTGTTTCTAGTTGTTGCACTTGCTCAATCTGGCGTTAGAATTATATCGTTAAACACGATATACTGGTATAAAGACAAGTGTGTATTATGCCTCAGCAATGTTTGTCTTCAGTCACTGTTTCTGACTGGGATAATCAGCTTTTACCTGTTTGACAGTGATAAATTCCAGTGAGTATCTACTGCGTCTGTGTCAATTTCCCTGTATTCAATTGATGTCTGAAGGCCTGATCCGAATGGAATCATTGCCTTTGCTGTTCAAGAGCTTCAAGCGGCTGAAGACGCTGGCCAGCGAGCGTGGATTATTGCTCACATGCCACCCAGCGGAGGCGATGCCTTGCACGATCAAGTTAGTCTGCGCTAACAACCTGTCTCGGTCATTCCGTACAAATGTCTGACGACTACCGACTTATCAGTCCAACTACTTCGATCAGGTAGTGCAGAGATATAAAAATACGATTGCTGGATTGTTTTTCGGGCATACTCACAAGGTTTGTACTTTGTTCGTTCGATACGGCACCTCTTATCTTTTGCACTCAAGGACGAGTTTGCCATCGGATACTCCAACTATAACAACCAGACAGCTGATACAGCCGACGCAATTGCCTGGATTGGACCCTCACTGACTCCTCGTCGTAAGTGgctcttcttttttcctgCTCAAATTTAACCAGCGATAAGCAGAGGCCAACCCGACATTCAGACTTTACGATGTAGATCCTGACACATACGAGATAATGGACTCACGAACGTTTATGAGTAGGTATTCTCACAGTAGCGCGGCGAAGTCGTCTGTTCTGACACCGAGATTGTCTCTAGGCGATATGTCTGATCCCTCGTTCCAATCCTCGCGTAAGTCTTATTTATATACCTATTTGTACCTCATAAATAGCCTCGATTCAAATTTATTGCGGTGTTTATAGCCATTTGGAAGCAGGAGTATAGCGCGCGGGATACATATGGCCCTGCTATCGGTGGTTGGCCAGCGACGCAATCATTAAATCCAACTTTTTGGCATAAAGTCACCGAAGCATTCGTTTCTAACGACGAGTTATTCCAAACCTTCAATTCGCTCAAAACACGCGGTGTAGGGGTTTCAGAGTGTACAGGTGATTGCAAAACCACTACTATTTGTAATCTTAGGGCACTGCGGGCGGAGAACAATTGTGTCAGTCGCTATCTTGTTGATACGAAACCTTATCTTATGAAAACTGAACCTTGTTTTGAAGATTGCTGCAACCCCGGGCATCAATTTCCGAAGAGCAGAGGAAAAGGTTGATGCTAGCCAGCGCGGACATATTGACCATTGCGAGGGGATAGGCTTACGGACAATATTTGAGAACATTGCCCTGAAAACGGTAGCTGGCCACAATCTTACTGTCGATGGGTTACTGACAAACAGTTTTAAGAGAACGATGGATCCAGAATCACTTATAAAGAGGGCACATGATGCTTTTTCAAAACGTGTAAGCTAGTAATGACTCTATGCTATAACTTTAACTAAATCTTAGTCCTACATAGTGATAAATGCATACTGACAGAATCTACAATACATGTCCTCTAAGGGTGAACTTGGAGTGAGGCTTGTGGAAGTTGAATAAACAAATACTTATTCTCAGTTTACATCTTCATTTATATGATGATAACTACAAGTAACATGGTGTATTCTATTAACCCTTGATGGTGCATGGGCCTGCATTGGCCTGCATGAGAAAGTAGCCAACGAATtgtatatttttagacaCCGCTAAGCAATCTATTTTAAGGAGTTTGATGACACACATCATTTCATTTTGCAGTCAGGTGTCGCACGTCACTACTTTATACCTTGCTCCACAACAAGATGCGATAAACAAAATGTTGTTATCAATGTGTGCTTATCGCTTTGCACCCTGTGCGTCTATATCATCATGTCGCTGAAAAATCAATCTGTATTTAAAGCAGAAGggattgtttttctttggaGGTGCAGTGTGTTGATCTTAGTCTTGGACTTTGTTGCCATGTGGGACGGGATCGGCTAAATTTGACGATCTTTGTCAGCCAATGTGATTGGTTCAACTAGCCGATAGCTCTGACTCCCAGTCATCTCGGTACCTCCTCGGTACCTACAAGTTGTGCTCTCAATTCATACCATTTGGTACAAAAATCTGAGGTCAGGGACATTCTAGTGATTCTAGTCTGTCTACGGCATGCTTCCGTACCAGCTTCCTATTGCTATCGTGCTGGCTGTCAGCACGGCAGCGAGTCTCATagttttcttcctctctaGAACTCAAGAGGGCAAAATCAAGCTTTCAAACGATGACGCTGCAGACAATGAAATCTATCAACACGATGCATTTGACGTAACGAGACCTGAAGACATCCTGGATGGATTCCCTATTGAAGAAGAGCAATTCTGGAGACGGGTACGTTCCAAGGTCTGTGGgaccttttttttgttgatttttggCCATTAGATGCGATTGAGAAAAGCCATTTTATCGTTGTTCCTTGCATTCGCGCTTGCATTAAGTACGGTATCACTTGGGTGGTCCATTGCCAGCAACAACGTAAATGACACAGCAATTTATTCCCTGCATGTTTGCTTCGATTTATTCACCTTCCTCGTTGCGGCACGGTCAATTGCTCAGAGCACAACCGAATACCATTCAGAGTCCATCATTCACCTTACCGTCTTGTTGACCATTGCTTTCTCCTTGCTGGGAGTTGCAGCTATCTTGCCAGATACTCCTTCACCGGTCGCCGCAGTTATAAGAGATGAAAACCGGGTGATCCTGTATCTGTGGTACGCTTTGGTGGCAATTTATGGCGTTGCTTGTGGCATCTGCTATACTACACCTCTTGGACCTCCACTTCACTACCCACCGTCCGACATTTATTCCGAGAAGACGGTCCAATCCATTACTAACAAGGACGAGGAGAACGTCTGTGGTATTATTAGTATGTCtccatttcttttttaaaGATGATGAGTTCCTCAAGAGATATTTGCAGATGGTTCTCCTTGGGACATTTTACTATTTTCATACACTACAAAAGTCGTTTGGTTAGGAAACATTGCTGCGAGTCTGGACATCGGAGATTTGCCAATCGTTCCTGCCAATATGAGGTCAACAGTCAACTACGCGCGGATGAGGAAGGCCACCCGCGAACTCAAAATGCGGATTTTTTCTTGGAAACCGAAGCCTGGTAGTGGCTGGTTACTCGGATATCAACTTATTCGCCTTAACTACATCCCCTTTACAGCAGAGTTTCTGCTTGCTGCAGTATCTGCAGTACTGTTTTACGCTCCTCCCCTTTTCTTGCAGAAGCTTGTCGCTTTCCTTGAAGTAGATCCAACTAGAGAAAACAAGGGATGGGGCTGGGTTTATGTCATTGGAATCTTCTCTGCCAACGCTATTTCTTTCCTGAGTAAGTTATGATTCTGTTGCTAGTTCATGTTTTTGCTCATTCAACATTCAGTTACCGGTCAATTATGGTCACTCTCAACAACTCTGATCCAAGTCCGTCTTAGAATTCAACTCAATTCAACGTTATACGCGAAGACCCTCATCCGAAAAGATGTTGCTTCCAATGCTACAACGCCGCCAACGACTACAGACGTCGCAGATGGTGAAAACGCCAAACCCGCAGAGGTTGTAGAGAAATCGGACGAAGACGACTTTTCCAGCAAAGCTCAAATTATGACATTGATGACTACCGATGTTGATAGAGTTAGTGATTTTGCGTGGCATGTCTTCTCGCTCGTCGGTCAGTCTGGTTTTTATTTCGCGTGTGTATACCTGACATAACAAACATGGTGTTATAGATGCTCCGATTGAAATCGTAATCGGAACATGGTTCTTGTATAATCTTCTTGGTACATGGTTTTGCTACCTCAGCTTTTTTCGCGTCTGATCTTTGTACTAGGTGTATCTTGCTTCTTTGGCCTTGCTGTAACATGTCTATTCCTTCCTATGAATCATTATGCTGGAAAGGTTGTCGTTGGTAAGTCCTATCTCCCATCATGATAAATCCAAGTCTAAATAATGTTGCAGGCGCTCAAGAAAACTTGATGAAAGCCCGAGACGAGAGAGTTGGTCTTATGAACGAGGTCAGTATCAATCTGCTAACATCGGTCTCCTTTTATTAAACACCCTTTTCAGATCCTAGGAGGAATTCGGATGATCAAGGTAACATTGATTGCTTCCTGAAACGTCTTTGATATTAATATACACGTGGCAGTTCATGGGCTGGGAACGCAGCTTCGAGAAACGAGTTCTCGGTATTCGCGCAAAAGAGCTCAAATATCAGAAATTGAACTACACTATTGAGGTACGTAACATATCAACCATTCTTGACAGCGTTTAACGAAACTCTTGCAGACTCTCTGGAACGCCATTTGGTATGTAAGAATGTTTTTATGAGATACAATCGGGTCTTATTCGTATATTACAGGAATGGATCACCTATTCTAGTCACCTTGGTTTCTTTCTGGCACTATGCGATTTACAGGAAGGAAGCATTGACACCCTCCATCGCCTTTACGTCCATCCTTGGTCTGTCCCCTTTGGTCGATTTGATCATGATAACATTCTCAACCCCGCAATAGTTTTCTCTGAAATGAAGTTTGCTCTCAGTGCGCTGCCAGAGACCTTCATCAACATGCTTCAGGTACGCGGAGTTCTGTTTGTTCTATTAAAAGTTATGCTTAATGTTTTATCAGAGCTTTGTGTCTCTTCGTCGAATTGAAAAATACCTGAATAGTGCCGAGGTCAAACGTGTTCCACCCCTCGACCAACAATCGAAAAAGGTTGCTTTCCAGTCATGCACGGTAACATGGCCACAGGATCGAGCAGCGAGTAGTCTGGCTTCATCAGTCGCTCCTACTCCCAAAAACAAGTTTTTGCTTGTCGATCTCTCTCTGAATTTCCCTCAGGGAGAAATTTCCCTGATTTGCGGGAAGTTGGGGTCTGGAAAGAGTTTACTGCTCCTTGGTATGTCGTCCGCTGTTTGATACATGTGTGATCTTTCTTATCTTTCCTTGTTTCATAGCCTTGCTTGGAGAAGCAGATATCTTAGCCGGACAAGTACTTTGCCCTCAGTCTCCTCCAGATTCGTTGGCTTCGTTCTCAAATGTCAAACCGAGCCCAGAAGATTGGGTAGTTGATGGAGTTTGCGCATATGTAC is a window from the Psilocybe cubensis strain MGC-MH-2018 chromosome 8, whole genome shotgun sequence genome containing:
- a CDS encoding Sphingomyelin phosphodiesterase B translates to MLFLTRIAYFLTLVLIGYASIVSDILNALEHAVDCGSCHTLLGVLQGVALLGDSIFSSALVSVCEAAGVEDDDVCQGLLTEQGPIIAHDLRSISSTGQTASKLCNAVLGLCQDPAVNAFTVPFPKAAPINPKVFTSTGKPPFQVAHFSDAHIDRMYTTGADSNCTKPICCRNFADQTGPVQIPAGPSGSLNCDTPTTLVQSMLRAVAAENTQFSIFTGDVVEAAVWLVDQTENTSDMQQFNTEMQTLLNSPVFPAIGNHEAAPVNAFPRNTTNQGQVQWVFDTQSQGWNPFISTAAASQVQHMSGSYSVNPVNTNLRIISLNTIYWYKDNFYLFDSDKFQPDPNGIIAFAVQELQAAEDAGQRAWIIAHMPPSGGDALHDQSNYFDQVVQRYKNTIAGLFFGHTHKDEFAIGYSNYNNQTADTADAIAWIGPSLTPRQANPTFRLYDVDPDTYEIMDSRTFMSDMSDPSFQSSPIWKQEYSARDTYGPAIGGWPATQSLNPTFWHKVTEAFVSNDELFQTFNSLKTRGVGVSECTGDCKTTTICNLRALRAENNCIAATPGINFRRAEEKVDASQRGHIDHCEGIGLRTIFENIALKTVAGHNLTVDGLLTNSFKRTMDPESLIKRAHDAFSKRSYIVINAY